The following coding sequences are from one Lemur catta isolate mLemCat1 chromosome 16, mLemCat1.pri, whole genome shotgun sequence window:
- the RNF152 gene encoding E3 ubiquitin-protein ligase RNF152, with protein METLSQDSLLECQICFNYYSPRRRPKLLDCKHTCCSVCLQQMRTSQKDVRCPWCRGITKLPPGFSVSQLPDDPEVLAVIAIPHTSEHTPVFIKLPSNGCYMLPLPISKERALLPGDMGCRLLPGSQQKSVTVVTIPADQQPLQGGAAPEAVEEEQDRRGVVKSSTWSGVCTVILVACVLVFLLGIVLHNMSCISKRFTVISCG; from the coding sequence ATGGAGACGCTCTCCCAGGACTCCTTGCTGGAATGTCAGATCTGTTTCAATTACTACAGCCCCCGGCGAAGGCCCAAGTTGCTGGATTGCAAACACACCTGCTGCTCCGTGTGCCTCCAGCAGATGAGGACAAGCCAGAAGGACGTGAGGTGCCCCTGGTGCCGCGGCATCACCAAGCTGCCCCCGGGCTTCTCCGTGTCACAGCTCCCTGACGACCCCGAGGTCCTGGCGGTCATTGCCATTCCGCACACCTCTGAGCACACCCCGGTCTTCATCAAACTGCCCAGCAATGGGTGCTACATGCTGCCCTTGCCCATCTCCAAGGAGCGCGCGCTGCTACCCGGAGACATGGGCTGCCGCCTGCTGCCTGGGAGCCAGCAGAAGTCTGTCACCGTGGTGACCATCCCCGCTGACCAGCAGCCTCTGCAGGGCGGGGCCGCCCCCGAGGcagtggaggaggagcaggaccGGCGGGGCGTGGTGAAAAGCTCCACCTGGTCGGGGGTGTGCACTGTCATCTTGGTGGCCTGCGTCTTGGTTTTCCTTCTGGGCATCGTGCTCCACAACATGTCTTGCATTTCTAAGCGCTTCACTGTGATATCCTGTGGCTGA